From Streptomyces sp. HUAS MG91, the proteins below share one genomic window:
- a CDS encoding DUF6328 family protein translates to MNERNETPLQRADRNFGELLQELRVTQTGVQIMFAFLLTLAFTQRFPSLDAVQRATYVTTLLLAVVAAALLTAPAALHRVLFQLGAKARIVRVSSRLAACGMAALSLALTGSVLLVVDVTVGRAGGVAAAAGTFLVCAGLWGVLPGLLRRSLAGRAGSADDEASG, encoded by the coding sequence ATGAACGAACGGAACGAGACGCCCCTGCAACGGGCCGACCGGAACTTCGGCGAGCTTCTGCAGGAACTCCGGGTCACGCAGACCGGGGTGCAGATCATGTTCGCCTTTCTCCTCACGCTCGCTTTCACGCAGCGCTTTCCCTCGCTCGACGCGGTGCAGCGCGCCACTTATGTGACGACGCTGCTTCTCGCGGTCGTCGCGGCCGCGCTGCTGACGGCGCCCGCCGCACTGCACCGGGTGCTGTTCCAGCTGGGGGCGAAGGCCCGGATCGTCCGGGTCTCGTCGCGGCTCGCCGCCTGCGGCATGGCCGCGCTCTCCCTCGCGCTGACGGGTTCGGTGCTGCTCGTGGTCGATGTGACGGTCGGCCGGGCCGGTGGCGTCGCCGCGGCCGCCGGAACGTTTCTGGTGTGCGCGGGGCTGTGGGGCGTGCTGCCCGGGCTGCTGCGGCGCTCTCTGGCCGGGCGGGCAGGGTCCGCGGATGACGAGGCTTCCGGCTGA
- a CDS encoding class I SAM-dependent methyltransferase, with product MTDRPRKAAGDAVRHPVFARFYTGLSERIEPFMGPVRGELLTGLSGRVLEIGAGNGLNFGHYPATVSEVVAIEPERALRRLAVEAGRRAEVPVDVAPGTAEALPVKSEGYDAVVLCIVLCSVRDVARALREVRRVLRPGGEVRFFEHGRAPGRAMRGVQTGLDRTVWPLLFGGCHTGRDTVAELRDAGFEIGEHRELIVPDRGPRLPTSYCVLGTARRP from the coding sequence ATGACGGATCGGCCTCGGAAAGCGGCGGGCGACGCCGTACGGCACCCGGTGTTCGCCCGGTTCTACACAGGGCTCAGCGAACGGATCGAGCCGTTCATGGGCCCGGTGCGCGGCGAACTGCTCACCGGACTCTCGGGCCGGGTGCTCGAGATCGGCGCGGGGAACGGGCTGAACTTCGGCCACTACCCCGCCACCGTCTCCGAGGTCGTCGCCATCGAGCCGGAGCGCGCCCTGCGGCGGCTGGCCGTCGAGGCGGGGCGGCGCGCGGAGGTTCCGGTGGACGTGGCGCCGGGGACCGCGGAGGCGCTGCCGGTCAAGAGCGAGGGGTACGACGCCGTGGTGCTCTGCATCGTGCTGTGCAGTGTGCGCGATGTGGCGCGGGCACTGCGTGAGGTGCGGCGGGTGCTGCGCCCCGGCGGCGAGGTGCGGTTCTTCGAGCACGGCAGGGCGCCGGGGCGTGCGATGCGCGGGGTGCAGACGGGGCTCGACCGGACGGTGTGGCCGCTGCTCTTCGGCGGGTGTCACACCGGGCGCGACACGGTGGCGGAGCTGCGCGACGCCGGTTTCGAGATCGGGGAGCACCGGGAGCTGATCGTGCCGGATCGCGGGCCGCGGCTGCCCACCTCGTACTGCGTGCTCGGCACGGCCCGGCGTCCGTAG
- a CDS encoding adenosylmethionine--8-amino-7-oxononanoate transaminase has protein sequence MPDPHIEELLRLDREHVWHPYGPMPGRQQPLVVESAAGVRLRVAGHGELVDGMSSWWSAIHGYNHPVLNEAARGQLDRMSHVMFGGLTHEPAVRLAQRLVEMSPAGLEHVFLADSGSVSVEVALKMCLQYWRSLGLPEKRRMLTWRGGYHGDTWQPMSVCDPEGGMHGLWAGVLPEQVFADAPPSAYEESYAEHLRQTVERHAHELAAVIVEPVVQGAGGMRFHSPAYLRVLREACDAHDVLLVFDEIATGFGRTGALFAAEHAALTPDVMCVGKALTGGYLTLAATLCTPRVAQGISRGEVPVLAHGPTFMGNPLAAAVACASIDLLLGQDWLAEVKRIEAGLREGLSAAREVPGVRDVRVLGAIGVVQLDHEVDIAAATRAAVAEGVWVRPFRDLVYTMPPYVTGDEDLARITRAVCAAAREG, from the coding sequence ATGCCTGATCCGCACATCGAGGAACTGCTCCGGCTCGACCGGGAGCACGTCTGGCATCCGTACGGCCCCATGCCGGGACGGCAGCAGCCCCTGGTCGTCGAGTCGGCGGCCGGTGTGCGGCTGCGGGTCGCCGGGCACGGCGAGCTGGTCGACGGGATGTCGTCGTGGTGGTCGGCGATCCACGGCTACAACCACCCGGTGCTCAACGAGGCGGCGCGCGGGCAGCTGGACCGGATGAGCCATGTCATGTTCGGCGGGCTCACCCACGAACCGGCGGTACGGCTCGCGCAGCGGCTCGTCGAGATGTCGCCGGCCGGCCTGGAGCACGTGTTCCTCGCCGACTCGGGATCCGTGTCGGTCGAGGTGGCGCTGAAGATGTGCCTGCAGTACTGGCGTTCGCTCGGCCTGCCGGAGAAGCGCCGGATGCTCACCTGGCGCGGCGGCTACCACGGCGACACCTGGCAGCCGATGTCCGTGTGCGACCCCGAGGGCGGGATGCACGGCCTGTGGGCCGGGGTGCTGCCGGAGCAGGTGTTCGCGGACGCCCCGCCGAGCGCGTACGAGGAGTCGTACGCGGAGCATCTGCGGCAGACCGTGGAGCGGCACGCGCACGAGCTGGCCGCCGTGATCGTCGAGCCGGTGGTGCAGGGTGCCGGCGGGATGCGGTTCCACTCCCCCGCCTATCTGCGGGTGCTGCGGGAGGCGTGCGACGCGCACGACGTGCTGCTGGTGTTCGACGAGATCGCTACGGGCTTCGGGCGCACCGGCGCGCTGTTCGCGGCGGAGCACGCCGCGCTCACCCCGGACGTGATGTGTGTTGGCAAGGCGCTGACCGGCGGCTATCTGACGCTGGCCGCGACGCTGTGCACGCCGCGGGTGGCTCAGGGCATCTCGCGCGGCGAGGTGCCGGTGCTCGCGCACGGGCCGACGTTCATGGGCAACCCGCTGGCCGCCGCCGTGGCCTGCGCCTCGATCGATCTGCTGCTCGGGCAGGACTGGCTCGCCGAGGTGAAGCGGATCGAGGCGGGGCTGCGGGAGGGCCTGTCGGCGGCGCGGGAGGTGCCGGGGGTCCGGGACGTCCGGGTGCTCGGCGCGATCGGTGTCGTCCAGCTCGACCACGAGGTCGACATCGCCGCGGCCACGCGCGCCGCGGTCGCGGAGGGGGTGTGGGTGCGGCCGTTCCGTGACCTCGTCTACACCATGCCGCCGTACGTCACGGGTGACGAGGATCTGGCGCGGATCACGCGCGCGGTGTGCGCCGCCGCGCGGGAAGGGTGA
- a CDS encoding DUF397 domain-containing protein, whose product MNALPRYVSDSMSLSGAMWRRSSRSTGANNCVETAPVPSGPAAGLVAVRDSKNTAGPAVLFAPSAWEGFIGSLR is encoded by the coding sequence ATGAATGCACTGCCTCGGTACGTTTCCGACAGCATGTCGCTGAGCGGCGCGATGTGGCGGCGCAGCAGCCGCAGCACAGGCGCCAACAACTGCGTCGAGACCGCCCCCGTGCCCTCGGGGCCCGCGGCCGGCCTGGTGGCCGTCCGCGACTCCAAGAACACGGCGGGACCCGCCGTGCTGTTCGCCCCTTCCGCCTGGGAAGGGTTCATCGGCTCCCTGCGCTGA
- a CDS encoding fic family toxin-antitoxin system, toxin component → MVAEQKTPGDPQVTDWGALVAAVSRHSARILDLPVYDTPQARAAALLQLLIHVPALERSNAMYATAVAYAYLVASGVPVTTSPEQVRELARLVKHDGAGVHDIEKELHSWSR, encoded by the coding sequence ATGGTCGCCGAACAGAAAACCCCCGGCGACCCGCAGGTCACGGACTGGGGCGCCCTCGTGGCGGCCGTGTCCCGGCACTCCGCCCGGATACTCGACCTCCCGGTCTACGACACCCCGCAGGCCCGCGCCGCCGCCCTGCTGCAACTCCTCATCCACGTACCGGCGTTGGAGCGGTCGAACGCGATGTACGCCACCGCCGTCGCCTACGCCTACCTGGTCGCCAGTGGCGTACCGGTGACCACCTCCCCGGAGCAGGTCAGGGAACTCGCCCGCCTCGTGAAGCACGACGGCGCCGGCGTCCACGACATCGAGAAGGAACTGCACAGCTGGAGCCGGTGA
- a CDS encoding LLM class F420-dependent oxidoreductase, translated as MPRPFRFGVNMLSLAPGDAWRAKCRRAEELGYDVILVPDHLGMPSPFPALVAAAEATTRPAVGTFVLNCAFWNPVLLAREVTTTAALTGGRLELGLGTGYVREEFEQAGVEWGTPGSRVDHLVRTVEELDRQLGAPEQGPRPPLLIGGNGDRMLRIAAEHADIAAFTGARPAPGDAGGLVPQTADELDGRVAAYRKFAAGRAEPAELNLLVQLVAVTEDRPAAVRPWLERMPHLTERELLESPLALVGTVEEITARLLAVRERYGFSYITVLEDSSEALAPVVEELRGR; from the coding sequence ATGCCGCGTCCGTTCCGCTTCGGTGTCAACATGCTCAGCCTCGCCCCCGGTGACGCGTGGCGCGCCAAGTGCCGTCGGGCGGAGGAGCTGGGGTACGACGTGATCCTGGTCCCGGACCATCTGGGGATGCCGTCGCCGTTCCCCGCGCTCGTCGCCGCGGCCGAGGCGACGACCCGGCCTGCCGTGGGAACGTTCGTGCTCAACTGTGCCTTCTGGAACCCGGTGTTGCTCGCCCGCGAGGTGACGACCACGGCCGCGCTGACCGGCGGCCGTCTCGAACTCGGGCTCGGCACGGGGTACGTACGGGAGGAGTTCGAGCAGGCCGGTGTGGAGTGGGGCACGCCCGGCAGCCGGGTGGACCATCTGGTGCGCACCGTCGAGGAGTTGGACCGGCAGCTCGGCGCGCCCGAGCAGGGCCCGCGGCCGCCGCTGCTGATCGGCGGCAACGGCGACCGGATGCTGCGGATCGCCGCCGAGCACGCGGACATCGCCGCGTTCACCGGCGCCAGGCCCGCGCCGGGCGACGCGGGCGGTCTGGTGCCGCAGACCGCGGACGAGCTCGACGGCCGGGTCGCCGCGTACCGGAAGTTCGCGGCCGGCCGCGCGGAGCCGGCCGAGCTGAATCTGCTGGTGCAGCTCGTCGCCGTCACCGAGGACCGGCCCGCCGCCGTCCGGCCGTGGCTGGAGCGGATGCCGCACCTCACCGAGCGGGAACTGCTCGAATCGCCGCTCGCTCTGGTCGGCACGGTTGAGGAGATCACGGCGCGGCTGCTGGCCGTGCGGGAGCGGTACGGGTTCTCGTACATCACCGTCCTGGAGGACTCGTCCGAGGCGCTGGCGCCGGTCGTCGAGGAGCTGCGCGGGCGCTGA
- a CDS encoding ATP-dependent Clp protease proteolytic subunit — protein MNRPSGRYVLPEFTERTTSGQRTLDPYSKLLEERIVILGTPIDDTSANDVMAQLMHLEYTAPEQDIALYINSPGGSFSAMTAIYDTMEYVSCEVATTCLGQAASVAAVLLAAGAPGKRMTLPGARVVLDQPALPEPAQGQPTDLEIQAREMVRTRARLEELLARHSGRSRERIGADIERDTVLTARQALEYGLVDHVLESRKSVPGAPGAR, from the coding sequence ATGAACCGCCCGTCCGGCCGTTATGTCCTGCCCGAGTTCACCGAGCGGACCACATCGGGGCAGCGCACCCTCGATCCCTACTCCAAGCTCCTCGAAGAGCGCATCGTCATCCTCGGGACACCGATCGACGACACGTCGGCGAACGATGTGATGGCGCAGCTGATGCATCTCGAGTACACGGCGCCGGAGCAGGACATCGCGCTGTACATCAACTCCCCCGGCGGCTCGTTCAGCGCCATGACGGCGATCTACGACACGATGGAGTACGTCAGTTGCGAGGTGGCGACCACCTGCCTGGGGCAGGCCGCGTCCGTCGCCGCGGTGCTGCTGGCCGCGGGAGCGCCGGGCAAGCGGATGACGCTGCCCGGGGCACGCGTGGTGCTCGACCAGCCCGCGCTGCCCGAGCCGGCTCAGGGGCAGCCCACCGACCTGGAGATCCAGGCCCGCGAAATGGTGCGTACGCGGGCACGGTTGGAAGAGCTGCTGGCGCGGCACTCGGGGCGGTCGCGGGAGCGGATCGGCGCGGACATCGAACGCGACACCGTACTCACGGCCCGACAGGCCCTGGAGTACGGGCTGGTGGACCATGTACTGGAGAGCCGCAAGAGCGTCCCCGGCGCCCCGGGCGCGCGGTGA
- the bioD gene encoding dethiobiotin synthase → MTVWVVTGTGTEIGKTVTTAALAAVAVRAGRSVAVLKPAQTGVAPDEPGDVAEVVRLAGERVTGMELARYPEPLAPGTAAARAGLPPVRPAEIAEAAGKLAASHDLVLVEGAGGLLVHLDERGATLADAARLIGAPVLVVARAGLGTLNSVQLTAEALRARGLTQAGVVIGAWPRDPGLAERCNVADLPKVAGAALLGAVPESSGVLGASEFRVAAEGWLAPELGGAWDGAAFARRWDSSAA, encoded by the coding sequence ATGACCGTATGGGTGGTCACCGGGACGGGAACCGAGATCGGCAAGACCGTGACGACGGCGGCGCTGGCGGCGGTCGCCGTGCGGGCCGGGCGTTCGGTGGCGGTGCTCAAGCCCGCCCAGACCGGGGTCGCGCCGGACGAGCCGGGCGATGTCGCCGAGGTGGTGCGGCTGGCCGGTGAGCGGGTGACCGGGATGGAGCTGGCCCGGTATCCGGAGCCGCTGGCGCCGGGGACGGCCGCGGCCCGGGCCGGGCTGCCGCCGGTGCGGCCCGCCGAGATCGCCGAGGCGGCCGGGAAACTGGCGGCCTCGCACGATCTGGTGCTGGTCGAGGGCGCGGGCGGGCTGCTCGTGCACCTGGACGAGCGGGGGGCCACGCTCGCGGACGCCGCGCGGCTGATCGGGGCGCCGGTCCTGGTGGTGGCGCGGGCCGGGCTCGGGACGCTGAACTCGGTGCAGCTGACCGCCGAAGCGCTCCGGGCGCGCGGGCTGACGCAGGCCGGGGTCGTCATCGGCGCCTGGCCGCGGGATCCCGGGCTCGCCGAGCGCTGCAACGTGGCGGACCTGCCGAAGGTCGCCGGGGCCGCGCTGCTCGGAGCGGTGCCTGAGTCCTCCGGGGTTCTGGGGGCCTCGGAGTTCCGGGTTGCGGCCGAAGGGTGGCTGGCGCCGGAGCTGGGCGGGGCGTGGGACGGGGCCGCGTTCGCTCGGCGGTGGGATTCCTCCGCGGCTTGA
- a CDS encoding C40 family peptidase has translation MTALNRVPSLLTRAGTASALTLAVASAGLMVPGAAPEASAAVASSKALQVAASKKGAPYKWGATGPHRFDCSGLTLYSFKRAGKKLPRTAAQQYNKTRHVSGSQRKRGDLVFFHSGRSVYHVGIYAGKGRIWHSPKTGDVVRLQKIWTKSVWYGRVR, from the coding sequence ATGACCGCGCTCAATCGTGTCCCCTCGCTGCTGACCCGGGCCGGCACCGCCTCGGCCCTGACCCTCGCCGTCGCGAGTGCCGGGCTGATGGTCCCCGGCGCCGCGCCCGAGGCGTCGGCGGCCGTGGCCTCGTCCAAGGCTCTCCAGGTCGCGGCCTCGAAGAAGGGGGCGCCGTACAAGTGGGGCGCCACCGGACCGCACCGGTTCGACTGCTCGGGGCTCACGCTCTACTCGTTCAAGCGGGCGGGCAAGAAACTGCCCCGCACCGCGGCGCAGCAGTACAACAAGACCCGCCATGTCTCCGGGTCCCAGCGCAAGCGGGGTGACCTGGTGTTCTTCCACTCCGGCCGGAGCGTCTACCACGTCGGCATCTACGCCGGTAAGGGACGGATCTGGCACTCCCCGAAGACCGGGGACGTGGTGCGGCTCCAGAAGATCTGGACCAAGAGCGTCTGGTACGGCCGGGTGCGCTGA
- a CDS encoding helix-turn-helix transcriptional regulator encodes MKYGPAVRRRKLGAELRALRVGAGLTSGEAARLVGWHQSKVSRIETGRSGAKASDVLRLLDAFDAKDPQLRELVVALAGAEDAGGHHWWHAYRSLLPPAYRDFISLESQACRIRTLENSVVPGLLQTPEYAYAVTRSVLGGMSERHIEALVEVRLARQEVLRSQTPLQLTAILDEAVLRREVGGKDILQRQLAHLAEVALLPHVRIQVLPFSAGGHIGITGPFVVFSFPNTTDLDVVVLDHLTSSLYLERKEDLRAYTDAFDALLGHALSPEDSLEFIAQIAG; translated from the coding sequence ATGAAGTACGGTCCCGCGGTACGACGCCGCAAGCTGGGTGCCGAATTGCGCGCACTGCGGGTGGGTGCCGGGCTCACCAGTGGTGAGGCCGCGCGACTCGTCGGATGGCACCAGTCGAAGGTGAGCCGGATCGAGACAGGGCGGAGCGGCGCGAAGGCCTCGGACGTACTTCGTCTGCTCGACGCCTTCGACGCGAAGGACCCTCAACTACGCGAACTCGTGGTGGCGTTGGCGGGTGCCGAGGACGCCGGCGGGCACCACTGGTGGCACGCGTACCGCAGCCTGCTGCCGCCCGCGTACCGCGATTTCATCAGCCTGGAGTCGCAGGCCTGCCGGATCAGGACGCTGGAGAACAGTGTCGTGCCGGGGCTGCTGCAGACGCCGGAGTACGCCTACGCGGTGACGCGATCCGTTCTCGGCGGCATGTCCGAGCGGCATATCGAGGCACTGGTGGAAGTGCGTCTCGCGCGACAGGAGGTGCTGCGTTCGCAGACACCCCTGCAGTTGACGGCCATCCTCGACGAGGCGGTGCTCCGGCGCGAAGTGGGCGGAAAAGACATTCTGCAAAGGCAATTGGCACATTTGGCCGAGGTGGCCCTGCTGCCGCATGTCCGGATTCAGGTGCTTCCCTTCTCGGCAGGTGGGCACATCGGCATCACCGGGCCTTTCGTTGTGTTTTCATTTCCGAACACAACTGATCTGGATGTGGTTGTTCTCGACCATTTGACGAGTAGTCTCTACCTCGAGCGGAAAGAAGACCTCAGGGCGTACACGGACGCCTTCGATGCTCTTCTGGGACACGCTCTTTCGCCCGAGGACTCACTGGAGTTCATCGCACAGATCGCCGGATAG
- a CDS encoding toxin-antitoxin system HicB family antitoxin: MPKTQLNVRVDADTARAARERAVARGMSVNRYIEELVRRDAGEQGRMFVDAAADFMQRYETVFAEEFGPETEGRRRPVE; encoded by the coding sequence ATGCCGAAGACCCAGCTGAACGTGCGGGTGGACGCGGACACCGCGCGCGCCGCCCGCGAGCGGGCCGTGGCCCGCGGGATGAGCGTGAACCGCTACATCGAGGAGCTCGTCCGGCGGGACGCGGGCGAGCAGGGCCGCATGTTCGTCGACGCCGCGGCCGACTTCATGCAGCGGTACGAGACGGTCTTCGCCGAGGAGTTCGGCCCGGAGACCGAAGGCCGGCGCCGCCCCGTTGAGTGA
- a CDS encoding 8-amino-7-oxononanoate synthase — translation MAPAHSTPAPALAPAFGWLGEQRRAREAAGLVRTLRPRPADSPLLDLASNDYLGLARHPETVAGAVEAARRWGGGATGSRLVTGTTELHAELERELAEFCGFEAALVLSSGYAANLAAVTALAPNGSLIVSDAANHASLIDGCRLSRAATRVVPHADPAAVRAALGAHDGPAVVVSDSVFSVDGDRAPLTELGAVAREFGAGLIVDDAHGLGVLGAGGRGAPHAAGLAGDPGTVATVTLSKSFGSQGGAVLGPAPVIEHLVNTARTFIFDTGLAPAAAGAALAALRLLRREPRRAARAREVAATLHQLLTDEGLSAVRPDAAVVSVRAPSPDEAVRWAAACRAAGLAVGCFRPPSVPDGVSRLRLTARADLTDEQLAEAVRVIGRTAPRGAVSAGSR, via the coding sequence ATGGCTCCAGCGCACAGCACCCCCGCACCCGCCCTCGCCCCGGCCTTCGGCTGGCTCGGCGAGCAGCGCCGCGCCCGCGAGGCCGCCGGACTCGTCCGCACCCTGCGCCCGCGTCCCGCCGACTCCCCGCTGCTCGATCTGGCGAGCAACGACTACCTGGGCCTCGCCCGGCACCCCGAGACCGTCGCGGGCGCGGTCGAGGCGGCACGGCGCTGGGGCGGCGGCGCGACCGGTTCCCGGCTGGTGACCGGCACCACCGAACTCCACGCCGAACTGGAGCGGGAGCTCGCCGAGTTCTGCGGTTTCGAGGCGGCGCTCGTACTGTCGTCCGGCTACGCGGCGAACCTCGCGGCCGTCACCGCGCTCGCCCCGAACGGCTCGCTGATCGTCTCCGACGCGGCCAACCACGCGTCCCTGATCGACGGCTGCCGGCTGTCCCGTGCCGCCACTCGGGTCGTGCCGCACGCCGATCCCGCGGCGGTCCGCGCGGCGCTCGGCGCGCACGACGGCCCGGCCGTGGTGGTCAGCGACTCCGTCTTCTCGGTCGACGGGGACCGGGCGCCGCTCACCGAACTGGGCGCTGTGGCAAGGGAATTCGGAGCGGGACTGATCGTCGACGACGCGCACGGGCTCGGCGTCCTCGGGGCGGGCGGGCGCGGCGCCCCGCATGCGGCGGGCCTCGCGGGCGACCCCGGCACCGTCGCCACCGTGACCCTCTCGAAGTCCTTCGGCAGCCAGGGCGGCGCGGTCCTCGGACCCGCGCCGGTCATCGAGCACCTCGTCAACACGGCGCGTACGTTCATCTTCGACACCGGCCTCGCGCCGGCCGCCGCCGGTGCCGCGCTCGCGGCGCTCCGGCTGTTGCGCCGCGAACCCCGGCGGGCGGCACGGGCCCGCGAGGTCGCGGCGACGCTGCATCAACTCCTCACCGATGAGGGCCTGTCGGCCGTTCGCCCGGACGCGGCGGTGGTCTCGGTGCGCGCACCCTCGCCCGACGAGGCGGTGCGCTGGGCCGCGGCCTGCCGGGCGGCGGGACTGGCGGTGGGCTGTTTCCGTCCGCCCTCGGTGCCGGACGGTGTCTCACGGCTGCGGCTGACCGCCCGCGCCGACCTCACCGACGAACAACTCGCCGAGGCGGTACGGGTGATCGGCCGAACGGCTCCTCGGGGCGCGGTCAGCGCAGGGAGCCGATGA
- the bioB gene encoding biotin synthase BioB, whose protein sequence is MDLLNTLVDKGLRRETPSREEALAVLATPDDDLLDVVAAAGKVRRHWFGRRVKLNYLVNLKSGLCPEDCSYCSQRLGSKAEILKYTWLKPEEASQAAAAGVAGGAKRVCLVASGRGPTDKDVDRVAATIDAIKSENEGVEVCACLGLLSDGQAERLRGAGADAYNHNLNTSEATYGDITTTHTYADRVDTVQKAHAAGLSACSGLIAGMGESDEDLVDVVFGLRELDPDSVPVNFLIPFEGTPLAKEWNLTPQRCLRILAMVRFVCPDVEVRIAGGREVHLRSMQPLALHIANSIFLGDYLTSEGQAGKADLDMIADAGFEVEGTDRVTLPEHRTGGCGSACGSEEAPAAPEAAEATEARTDLVAVRRRGAGTDLAPNA, encoded by the coding sequence ATGGACCTGCTGAACACGCTGGTGGACAAGGGGCTTCGGCGCGAGACGCCGAGCCGTGAAGAAGCGCTCGCCGTCCTGGCGACGCCGGACGACGACCTGCTCGACGTGGTGGCCGCAGCCGGAAAGGTGCGCCGTCACTGGTTCGGGCGCCGGGTGAAGCTGAACTACCTGGTAAACCTCAAGTCGGGCCTGTGCCCGGAGGATTGCTCGTACTGCTCCCAGCGGCTCGGCTCGAAGGCGGAGATCCTCAAGTACACCTGGCTCAAGCCGGAAGAGGCCTCGCAGGCGGCCGCCGCGGGTGTCGCGGGCGGCGCCAAGCGGGTCTGCCTGGTGGCGAGCGGGCGCGGCCCCACGGACAAGGACGTCGACCGGGTCGCGGCGACGATCGACGCGATCAAGTCGGAGAACGAGGGCGTCGAGGTGTGCGCCTGTCTCGGTCTGCTCTCCGACGGGCAGGCGGAGCGGCTGCGCGGCGCGGGCGCCGACGCCTACAACCACAACCTGAACACGTCCGAGGCGACGTACGGCGACATCACCACGACGCACACCTACGCCGACCGGGTCGACACGGTGCAGAAGGCGCACGCGGCGGGACTGTCCGCCTGCTCGGGGCTGATCGCCGGGATGGGCGAGAGCGACGAGGACCTGGTCGACGTCGTCTTCGGGCTGCGCGAGCTGGACCCGGACTCGGTTCCGGTCAACTTCCTGATCCCCTTCGAGGGGACGCCGCTGGCCAAGGAGTGGAACCTGACGCCGCAGCGCTGCCTGCGGATCCTGGCCATGGTCCGGTTCGTCTGCCCGGACGTGGAGGTGCGGATCGCGGGCGGCCGCGAGGTGCATCTGCGCTCGATGCAGCCGCTGGCCCTGCACATCGCCAACTCGATCTTCCTGGGCGACTATCTGACCAGTGAGGGCCAGGCGGGCAAGGCGGACCTGGACATGATCGCCGACGCGGGGTTCGAGGTGGAGGGCACCGACCGGGTGACGCTGCCGGAGCACCGGACCGGTGGCTGCGGCTCGGCCTGCGGGTCCGAGGAGGCCCCCGCCGCACCCGAGGCGGCCGAGGCGACCGAGGCGCGGACCGACCTCGTCGCCGTGCGCCGCCGGGGCGCCGGAACGGATCTCGCGCCCAATGCCTGA
- a CDS encoding type II toxin-antitoxin system Phd/YefM family antitoxin, with protein MAYEIPVTQARAELAELINRVVYGGERVVVTRHGKPLVALVSAGDLERLEELGSRAEEPVISSVARVGTLSSAPGERQRFGIAAEHRGPEGR; from the coding sequence ATGGCCTACGAGATTCCGGTGACGCAAGCCAGGGCTGAGCTCGCCGAATTGATCAATCGCGTGGTGTACGGCGGCGAGCGCGTGGTCGTCACCCGGCACGGCAAGCCGCTCGTCGCCCTGGTCTCGGCGGGTGACCTGGAGCGTCTCGAGGAACTCGGGTCCCGGGCCGAGGAGCCGGTGATCAGTTCCGTCGCCCGCGTCGGCACCCTGTCGTCCGCTCCGGGCGAACGGCAGCGGTTCGGCATCGCGGCCGAGCACCGCGGCCCCGAAGGCAGGTAG
- a CDS encoding ATP-binding protein encodes MADHQEASVTLPSDPASVSTARRYVSNVLTEWGMPGDGDTADTVRLIVSELATNAVQHTRGLSPTFTVELELERDERLRIGVTDSHPRYPKRLPAAVQQDNGRGMVIIRCLTAECGGRLSVCPTPEGGKTVWIALPWKNGVSGGDVRPAPTG; translated from the coding sequence ATGGCAGATCACCAGGAAGCATCCGTCACACTGCCGAGCGATCCGGCGTCGGTCTCCACGGCCCGGAGGTACGTGAGCAACGTGCTGACGGAGTGGGGCATGCCGGGCGACGGTGACACCGCCGACACGGTCCGGCTGATCGTCTCCGAACTCGCGACGAACGCCGTGCAGCACACCCGCGGTCTGTCCCCCACCTTCACCGTCGAGCTGGAACTGGAGCGCGACGAGCGGCTGCGGATCGGCGTCACCGACAGCCACCCCCGCTACCCCAAGCGGCTGCCCGCCGCGGTGCAGCAGGACAACGGCCGGGGCATGGTCATCATCCGCTGTCTGACCGCGGAGTGCGGCGGCAGACTCTCGGTCTGCCCGACCCCCGAGGGCGGCAAGACGGTATGGATCGCCCTGCCCTGGAAGAACGGCGTGTCCGGCGGAGACGTCCGCCCGGCCCCCACCGGCTGA